GGCGCCTCCTCAAGGCGAGAAGCCGCTCGCCCTCCTCAGGGAGGAGCCTGTAGGCCTTCTCTAGGGCTACCGCCAGGCCGTGGGCCAGGAGGGGGCTCTGCGTCCCCCCCCGCCTCCCCCCCTCCTGCTTCCCGGGGACCAAGGGGAAGAGCTCCACCCCCCGGCGCACCAGGAGGGCCCCGATCCCCTTGGGCCCGTAGAACTTGTGGGCGCTCAGGGAGACCAAATCCGCCCCCACCTCCTCCACGCGGAAGGGCACCTGGCCCACGGCCTGGACCGCATCCGTGTGAAAGAGGGCTCCCCCATTGTGGGCCACCTCAGCCATGGCCTTCACGGGGTAGAGGTTCCCGAGCTCATTGTTGGCGGCCATGACGCTCACCAGGAAGGTGTCGGGGCGGAGGGCCTCCGCCACCTGCTCCGGGTAGACCATGCCCAAGGGGTCGGGCCTGAGGTAGGTCACGGCGAAGCCCAGCCCCTCCAGAAGCCTCAGGGCCCCGAGAAGGGCGCTATGCTCCACCGCTGTGCTCACCACGTGTCCCTTCCCCCGGGCCAGGGCCACCCCCAGGATGGCCAGGGCATCCGCCTCCGAGCCCGAGGCGGTGAAGACCACCTCCCGGGGGCGGACCCCAAGGAGGTGGGCCACCCGCTCCCGGGCCCCCTCCAGGATCCTCCGGGCCTCCTGGCCATAGCGGTGGACGCTATTGGGGTTGCCGAAGACCCCCTCCACCTCCCGCATGGCTTCCCCCACCTCGGGGTCTAGGGGCGTGGTGGCGGCGTAGTCCAGGTAGGCCATTTAGCTAGCAGGCTGGAGCTGGATCAGGCGCCTGGCCTCAATGAGCTTCCTCTCCTCAATGAGGTCCTTCAAAGTGGTGCTCCCCAGGACGTGGCGCATGGCCTGGTCCACCCGCTTCCAGAGGAGCTCCGTAGAGCACTGCCCCACCTGGGCGCAGGACTCGGGGTCCTCGATGCAGGAGACGGGGGCCAGGCTCCCCTCCAGGGCCTCCACCACCTCGAGGGCCGTCACCCGCTCCGGGGGCTGGGCCAGGCGGTACCCCCCCTTGGCCCCCCGCACGGAGCGGATGAAGCCAGCGCGGCGCAGTTGGGCCGCGATCTGCTCCAGGTAGTGCTGGCTGATGCCCTGGGCCTCGGCCACCTCCTTGAGGGGCACCGCCTTGGGGGCGCGGAGGCCAATCTCCACCAGGGCCCTCAGGCCGTATTGCGCCTTCGTGGAGACCCACATGGGACCAGTATACACCTATTTCCCGCCCGAGAATCTGGATTTTGCAAAGGCCAAGGCAAAGAGCAGGGCCTGGAAGAGGACCACGCTGGCCCCGCTGGGCCAGTCCAGGAGGAAGGAGGAGAAAAGCCCGCCAAAGGTGGAGAGGAGGGCGAGGAAGAGGGAGAGGAGGGTCATGCCGGCGAAGGTGCGGGCAAGAAGCCTCGCCGCCGCCCCGGGGATGACCAGAAAGGCGGCCACCAGGATCAGGCCCACCACCTTGACGGCCAGGACCAGGCTCACGGCCAGGAAACCGGAGAGGAGGTAGTTGTGCCAGACCACCGGAACCCGGTCCGCCAAGGCCAGCTCCCGGTCAAAGGTAGCGTAGGCCAGGGGGCCCCAGAAGGGCAGGAGGGCCAGGGCCAGGAGGACCATGAAGGCCACCGTCAAAAGGTCCCAAGGCCCCACGGCCAGGAGGGAGCCGAAGAGGTAGCCCATGACGTCCCCCACGTACCCCTTGGCCTTGGTCAAGAAGATGGCCCCTAAGGCCACGGACAGGGCGAAGAAGACCCCGATGGCCGTGTCCTCGGAAAGCTCGGTGCGCTCCTTGACAAAGGTGATGGCCAGGGCCACCAAAAAAGTGAAGGGAAGGGCGAACCAGAGGGGCTCCCCCCTGAGGAAGAGCCCCAAGGCCACCCCGGCGAAGGCAGCGTGGGCCAGACCATCCCCCAGGAAGGAGAGCCGCCTTTGCACCACCAGGGGGGAAAGGAAGCCCGAAAGGATGGCCAAAAGGACCCCCGCCAGGAGGGCCCGCTGGAAGAAGGGGTAGCCCAGGGCCTCAACCACGGCCTCCCTCCAGGAAGAGGCCGTGGGCGTGGCCCACGTGGCCGTAGGCCTGGCGTAGGCAGGCCTCGGTGAGGGCCCTTTCGGGAGGACCGAAGCCCATCACCTTGCGGTTCATCACCAGGACGTGGGTGGCGTGGTGGGCGGCCTCCCAGTCGTGGGTGATCATGAGGACCGTGGCCTCTGAAGTTTTCTGGTACAAATCCAAGTGATGGTAGAGATCCACTTCCCCTACCCGATCCACCCCAGTAGCGGGCTCGTCCAGGAGGAGGAGGCGGGGCCTCCGGATGAGGGCCCGGGCTAGGTAGACCCGCTGCAACTCCCCCCCGGAAAGCCGCCCGAGGGGGCGGAAAGCCAAGTCCTCCGCCCCCACCTGCCCCAGGGCCCTCAGGCCTTCCTCCCGTTCGGAAGGGCCGATGCGGAAGGGCCAGCGCCGCCTGAGCCCGGTGAGGACCAGCTCCAAGGCCAGGGCGGGGAAGGAACGGTCAAAGGTCTTGATCTGGGGCACGTAGCCGAACCAAAAGGGGTCCGCTTGGGAAAGGGGCTGGTCAAAGACCCGCACCTCCCCGAGGAAGGGCACAAGGCCCAGCACCGCCTTCAAGAGGGTGCTCTTCCCCGCCCCGTTGGGCCCCACCACGGCCACGAAGGCCCCCTTGGGCACAGAGAGGCTTATCCCCTCGAGGGCCCAGAACTCCCCAAAGCGCACGGAGAGGTCCCGGATTTCCAGGGCGGACACACCTGAGATGGTACTGGATTCTCAATATCCCGTCAAGGTAGGGCGCTGCCCCAAAGGCCGTGGTAAAATCCCGCCGGGAGGTTTGCATGAGCGAGCAGGAGATCTTTGAAAAGGTGCGGGGGGTTATTGCGGACAAGCTCCAGGTGGAGCCGGAGAAGGTGAGCCTCGAGGCCCGCTTCATCGAGGACCTGGGGGCGGACAGCCTGGACACCGTAGAGCTCATCATGGGCCTGGAGGACGAGTTTGGCCTGGAGATCTCCGACGAGGAAGCGGAGAAGATCCGCACCGTCAAGGACGCCGTGGCCTACATCCAGACCAAGCTAGGCTAACCCCGCTTATCCCGCCGGGCGGGAGCCTGGGTTCCCGCCCGGCCCTTTCCTTCCAAGGTATACTGGCCCCATGCAGCGCGTGGTCGTCACCGGCCTCGGGGCTCTCACCCCCATCGGGGTGGGCCAGGAGGCCTTTCACCAGGCCCAACTGGAGGGCAGGAGCGGGGTCAGGCCCATCACCCGCTTTGACGCCTCTCCCCTCCCCGTGCGCATCGCCGCCGAGGTGGACGTGGACCCCGAGGACTTTTTGGACAGGAAGGAGCTCCGCCGCCTGGACCGCTTCGTCCAGTACGCCCTGATCGCCGCCGAGCTGGCCCTAAAGGATTCCGGGCTGGAGCTGGAGGCGGTGGACCCCAGGCGGGTGGGCACCCTGGTGGGCACAGGGATCGGGGGGATGGAGACCTGGGAGACCCAGAGCAAGGTCTTCCTGGAAAGGGGCCCAAACCGCATCAGCCCCTTCTTCATCCCCATGATGATCGCCAACATGGCCTCGGCCCACATCGCCATGCGCTACGGGTTCCAGGGGCCCTCCTCCACCACCGTCACCGCCTGCGCCACGGGGGCCGATGCCCTGGGAAGCGCCATGCGCATGATCCAGCTGGGG
The genomic region above belongs to Thermus sediminis and contains:
- a CDS encoding metal ABC transporter permease produces the protein MVEALGYPFFQRALLAGVLLAILSGFLSPLVVQRRLSFLGDGLAHAAFAGVALGLFLRGEPLWFALPFTFLVALAITFVKERTELSEDTAIGVFFALSVALGAIFLTKAKGYVGDVMGYLFGSLLAVGPWDLLTVAFMVLLALALLPFWGPLAYATFDRELALADRVPVVWHNYLLSGFLAVSLVLAVKVVGLILVAAFLVIPGAAARLLARTFAGMTLLSLFLALLSTFGGLFSSFLLDWPSGASVVLFQALLFALAFAKSRFSGGK
- a CDS encoding cysteine desulfurase family protein; the encoded protein is MAYLDYAATTPLDPEVGEAMREVEGVFGNPNSVHRYGQEARRILEGARERVAHLLGVRPREVVFTASGSEADALAILGVALARGKGHVVSTAVEHSALLGALRLLEGLGFAVTYLRPDPLGMVYPEQVAEALRPDTFLVSVMAANNELGNLYPVKAMAEVAHNGGALFHTDAVQAVGQVPFRVEEVGADLVSLSAHKFYGPKGIGALLVRRGVELFPLVPGKQEGGRRGGTQSPLLAHGLAVALEKAYRLLPEEGERLLALRRRLEAGLLSVEGVELNGHPERRLPRLVNVTVKGADGEALLLAMDLLGVAVSSGSACSAGSLEPSHVLLALGRSREEARASLRFSLGRFTTPEEVDRAIEAFREAVRRARA
- the acpP gene encoding acyl carrier protein; this translates as MSEQEIFEKVRGVIADKLQVEPEKVSLEARFIEDLGADSLDTVELIMGLEDEFGLEISDEEAEKIRTVKDAVAYIQTKLG
- a CDS encoding metal ABC transporter ATP-binding protein, whose protein sequence is MSALEIRDLSVRFGEFWALEGISLSVPKGAFVAVVGPNGAGKSTLLKAVLGLVPFLGEVRVFDQPLSQADPFWFGYVPQIKTFDRSFPALALELVLTGLRRRWPFRIGPSEREEGLRALGQVGAEDLAFRPLGRLSGGELQRVYLARALIRRPRLLLLDEPATGVDRVGEVDLYHHLDLYQKTSEATVLMITHDWEAAHHATHVLVMNRKVMGFGPPERALTEACLRQAYGHVGHAHGLFLEGGRG
- a CDS encoding RrF2 family transcriptional regulator, with product MWVSTKAQYGLRALVEIGLRAPKAVPLKEVAEAQGISQHYLEQIAAQLRRAGFIRSVRGAKGGYRLAQPPERVTALEVVEALEGSLAPVSCIEDPESCAQVGQCSTELLWKRVDQAMRHVLGSTTLKDLIEERKLIEARRLIQLQPAS